One Purpureocillium takamizusanense chromosome 1, complete sequence genomic window carries:
- a CDS encoding uncharacterized protein (EggNog:ENOG503P2G5~COG:K) has product MREDLKGQNLTFTEIAKLVGENWQSLDPTEKETYESQANAAKEKYHRNLSEYKKTPEYRRYSQYLHDFKEKQAKHNKGHDVAKRPKQRQ; this is encoded by the exons ATGAGGGAAGACCTGAAAGGCCAGAACCTGACCTTCACTGAGATTGCAAAGCTGGTCGGGGAGAACTGGCAGAGTCTGGATCCCACAGAAAAGGAGACATACGAGAGCCAGGCAAATGCCGCCAAGGAAAAATACCACCGCAACCTTTCCGAGTACAAGAAGACCCCTGAATACCGCCGGTATTCTCAGTATCTCCATGACTTCAAGGAGAAACAGGCTAAGCACAACAAGG GCCATGATGTCGCCAAGCGTCCCAA GCAGCGGCAGTAA